Proteins encoded together in one Prochlorococcus marinus str. MIT 9211 window:
- the psbD gene encoding photosystem II D2 protein (photosystem q(a) protein): MTIAVGGAQERGWFDVLDDWLKRDRFVFVGWSGLLLFPTAYLAIGGWFLGTTFVTSWYTHGVASSYLEGCNFLTAAVSTPGDAMGHSLLFLWGPEAQGSLVRWLQLGGLWNFVVLHGIFSLIGFMLRQFEIARLVGIRPYNALAFSAVIAVYTACFLIYPLGQHSFFFAPSFGVAAIFRFILFIQGFHNITLNPFHMMGVAGILGGALLCAIHGATVQNTLYEDTSIYTGGKAQSTTFRGFDPTQEEETYSMVTANRFWSQIFGIAFSNKRFLHFLMLFVPVMGMWCAAIGIVGLALNLRAYDFVSQEIRAAEDPEFETFYTKNILLNEGMRAWMSSVDQPHENFVFPEEVLPRGNAL; this comes from the coding sequence ATGACGATAGCTGTTGGTGGCGCCCAAGAAAGAGGATGGTTTGACGTCCTTGATGACTGGCTTAAGCGCGACCGATTCGTATTTGTTGGTTGGTCTGGTCTTCTACTTTTTCCTACTGCCTATTTGGCAATAGGGGGGTGGTTCTTAGGCACAACCTTTGTTACTTCCTGGTACACACATGGTGTAGCCAGCTCTTACCTAGAAGGTTGTAATTTTCTTACAGCTGCAGTTAGCACCCCTGGTGATGCCATGGGTCATAGCCTTCTATTCCTTTGGGGACCTGAGGCACAAGGCAGTCTTGTTCGTTGGTTACAACTTGGCGGTCTATGGAACTTTGTAGTTCTCCATGGAATATTTAGCCTTATAGGCTTCATGCTTCGTCAATTTGAAATCGCAAGACTTGTTGGAATTCGTCCCTACAACGCTCTTGCATTTTCTGCTGTAATTGCCGTTTATACAGCTTGCTTCCTTATATACCCACTAGGTCAGCACAGCTTTTTCTTTGCTCCTTCTTTTGGGGTAGCAGCAATTTTCCGCTTCATCCTCTTTATTCAAGGTTTCCATAACATCACTCTTAACCCATTTCACATGATGGGAGTTGCGGGAATTCTTGGAGGTGCGCTTCTTTGTGCAATTCATGGAGCCACTGTGCAGAACACTCTGTATGAGGACACGAGTATTTATACGGGTGGCAAAGCTCAAAGTACTACTTTTAGAGGTTTTGACCCAACTCAAGAAGAAGAGACCTACTCCATGGTTACTGCTAATCGCTTTTGGAGTCAGATCTTTGGAATTGCCTTCTCAAACAAGCGCTTCCTTCATTTCTTAATGCTCTTCGTACCTGTAATGGGTATGTGGTGCGCTGCTATTGGCATCGTTGGTTTAGCCCTAAACCTAAGGGCCTATGACTTTGTTAGCCAAGAAATTCGCGCTGCTGAAGACCCTGAGTTTGAAACGTTCTATACCAAAAACATTCTTTTAAATGAAGGTATGAGAGCCTGGATGTCTTCTGTGGATCAGCCACACGAAAACTTTGTATTCCCTGAGGAGGTACTCCCACGTGGAAACGCCCTTTAA
- a CDS encoding NAD-dependent 4,6-dehydratase LegB, with amino-acid sequence MTRKVLVTGADGFIGSHLVESLLDNGYEVKPFCFYNSSGSWGWLEELCDEKSKELDVFLGDIRDPVCVKEAMKGCDMVFHLAALIGIPYSYIAARSYIETNIIGTLNVLEAAKDLGVSKIIHTSTSETYGTAQSVPINEKHPLSGQSPYSASKIGADQIALSFWHSFNIPVTVIRPFNTFGPRQSNRAVIPTIISQIASGAKKIELGSLSPTRDFTYVLDTCSAYIAIANSNKVTGKVINAASNFEISIGDTASLIASLMQSKVDLCTDSKRIRPINSEVNRLYGDNSLIKDLTDWQPKFSGKNGFNNGLKKTIEWFQKPYNLSKYKHNIYSI; translated from the coding sequence ATGACTAGGAAAGTACTGGTTACTGGTGCGGACGGGTTTATAGGCTCTCATCTGGTAGAGAGCTTGCTAGACAATGGCTATGAGGTTAAACCTTTTTGTTTCTATAATTCAAGTGGGAGCTGGGGATGGCTAGAAGAGCTATGTGATGAAAAAAGCAAGGAGCTTGATGTCTTTTTAGGTGATATAAGAGACCCTGTTTGTGTCAAGGAAGCCATGAAAGGATGCGACATGGTATTCCACCTCGCAGCACTAATAGGAATTCCTTATAGCTACATAGCCGCTAGAAGTTATATAGAAACAAACATTATTGGCACACTAAATGTATTAGAGGCAGCAAAAGATTTAGGGGTTTCGAAAATAATTCACACGTCTACGTCAGAAACATATGGTACGGCACAATCTGTTCCTATAAATGAAAAGCACCCACTCTCTGGCCAATCTCCATATTCTGCAAGTAAAATCGGGGCTGACCAAATTGCTCTTAGCTTTTGGCATAGCTTCAACATTCCCGTAACTGTTATACGTCCATTTAATACTTTTGGCCCTCGCCAGAGTAATAGAGCTGTAATACCTACGATTATTAGTCAAATTGCATCAGGTGCAAAAAAAATTGAACTGGGCTCGCTTTCGCCAACAAGAGACTTTACTTATGTGTTAGATACATGCTCAGCCTATATAGCAATCGCCAATAGCAATAAAGTCACTGGGAAGGTAATTAATGCTGCTAGTAATTTTGAAATATCAATTGGTGATACAGCAAGCTTAATTGCATCTTTAATGCAATCTAAAGTAGATCTTTGTACTGATTCAAAGAGAATTAGGCCAATTAATTCAGAGGTCAACAGGTTATATGGAGACAATAGTCTTATAAAAGACTTGACAGATTGGCAGCCTAAATTCTCTGGTAAAAATGGATTTAATAATGGCCTTAAAAAGACTATAGAGTGGTTTCAAAAACCATATAACCTAAGTAAATATAAGCACAATATTTACTCAATATAA
- a CDS encoding cobyric acid synthase, translating into MILGTSSGSGKSLMATAICRFLQSHGETVLPFKGQNMSNNAWVDKNNCEMAYSQAVQAWAAKIDPLCCMNPILLKPKGDSISEVIHLGKSVGVTKAREYYEDWFAPGWKAIQKGLKELKSIHPQGRLIVEGAGSPVEINLKHRDLTNLRLAQYINANCLLVADIERGGVFAQLIGTLALLSSSERKLIKGIIINRFRGDSSLFDTGREWIEKETGIPVLGVMPWLNELFPKEDSLDLIERAKKKKSAEINIVAIRLSSISNFSDLDPLEAESTINIQWVLPGGLLGKPDAVIIPGSKETLKDLQELKASGLGDQIKDYAMSGGNVLGICGGLQILGESLEETYCGENLQAGKSSLKLEGLNLLPIKTIFKPKKSLINREVLALWPAKCQVEGFEIHHGISHLNNVKSNETKPFAEDPLLGWVISDPESGIICGTYLHGVFENGEWRRHWMNEIRQRKGLPLLGIREVNYRHERDEIINRLADSFAKNIDLSPVL; encoded by the coding sequence ATGATTCTTGGGACATCAAGCGGTTCAGGGAAATCTTTAATGGCTACAGCTATTTGTAGATTCCTGCAAAGTCATGGTGAAACAGTCTTGCCATTTAAAGGGCAAAATATGAGTAACAATGCATGGGTAGACAAGAATAATTGTGAAATGGCCTACTCCCAGGCTGTACAAGCATGGGCAGCAAAAATAGATCCCTTATGTTGCATGAATCCAATATTGCTAAAGCCAAAAGGTGATTCTATTAGTGAGGTGATTCACCTAGGTAAAAGTGTTGGAGTGACTAAGGCCAGAGAATACTACGAAGACTGGTTTGCTCCAGGCTGGAAAGCAATTCAAAAAGGATTAAAAGAACTCAAATCTATCCATCCGCAAGGCAGACTGATAGTAGAAGGTGCTGGTAGTCCAGTAGAAATAAACCTCAAGCACAGAGACCTAACCAATTTACGTTTGGCACAATATATAAATGCCAACTGCCTATTAGTTGCAGATATTGAGCGAGGGGGTGTTTTTGCTCAATTAATAGGTACTCTTGCACTTCTTAGCTCAAGTGAAAGAAAACTAATAAAAGGAATAATAATTAATCGATTCAGAGGTGATTCATCTCTATTTGATACCGGTCGAGAATGGATCGAGAAGGAAACAGGCATTCCTGTCTTAGGAGTAATGCCATGGCTAAATGAGCTCTTCCCAAAGGAAGACTCCTTGGATTTAATTGAAAGAGCTAAGAAAAAAAAATCAGCAGAAATTAACATCGTTGCCATAAGATTAAGTTCAATAAGCAATTTCTCTGACTTAGATCCACTAGAAGCAGAGTCAACAATTAATATTCAATGGGTATTACCAGGTGGTTTACTTGGTAAACCAGATGCTGTGATTATCCCTGGCAGCAAAGAAACACTAAAAGACTTACAAGAATTAAAAGCGAGTGGGCTTGGAGATCAAATAAAAGATTATGCGATGAGTGGCGGTAATGTTTTAGGAATATGTGGAGGACTTCAAATTCTTGGTGAAAGTCTGGAAGAAACTTATTGCGGTGAGAACTTACAGGCAGGCAAATCTTCTCTAAAGCTAGAAGGTCTAAATTTACTGCCAATTAAAACAATCTTTAAACCTAAGAAGTCCCTTATCAATAGGGAGGTATTGGCTTTGTGGCCAGCAAAGTGTCAAGTTGAAGGTTTTGAGATTCATCATGGCATTAGTCATCTCAATAATGTCAAAAGCAATGAAACAAAACCATTCGCAGAAGACCCACTACTTGGTTGGGTTATATCAGATCCTGAGTCAGGAATTATTTGTGGTACTTATCTTCATGGTGTATTTGAAAATGGAGAATGGCGAAGACATTGGATGAATGAAATAAGACAGAGGAAAGGGTTGCCTTTGCTAGGGATAAGAGAAGTTAACTATCGACATGAAAGAGATGAGATTATAAATCGACTAGCAGATTCATTCGCTAAGAATATCGATTTATCGCCGGTCCTATAA
- a CDS encoding 2Fe-2S iron-sulfur cluster binding domain-containing protein, which yields MKRGHVHIKWPNGSESTVKIGSDWLKEANKVGVEIPTGCLNGSCGACEIEVNGEVIRACISSIPSQETGLLDVEYSIDPYW from the coding sequence ATGAAGAGAGGACATGTTCACATAAAATGGCCTAATGGTTCTGAGTCAACTGTAAAAATTGGTTCTGACTGGCTGAAAGAAGCTAATAAGGTAGGGGTAGAAATCCCTACTGGATGCCTTAATGGTAGCTGCGGGGCTTGTGAGATCGAGGTTAACGGAGAAGTTATAAGGGCTTGTATAAGCTCAATTCCCAGCCAGGAAACAGGGCTTCTAGATGTAGAGTATTCGATCGACCCTTATTGGTAA
- a CDS encoding LegC family aminotransferase produces MSDLLIADEILDSIKKVTGVPSDSTFIGLHEPLFKETNAYKYVKESLDSGWVSSSGEWVERFENAIKNYTNSNHCIAVNNGTVALRLALHLAGVKPGEEVILPPLSFVATANAISHLGGVPHFVDIERENLGLCPVALRVRLNNICEEKNGSLINKETGRKIAAVVPVHVFGTPAKILSLKKVCDDFNLPMIEDAAEALGSFKKIEHQWLHCGLIGEIGILSFNGNKIITTGGGGALLTNNAELAVKARHLSTTAKLKHKWDFNHDEVGWNDRLPGINAAIGVAQLEELSSRIEMKRVLFQKYLKELGSLENTQILKEPHNCKSNHWLITLRLCMKDTIEINQVRNELLTKSHELGIQLRPSWKPIHMLPMYRDMPKGELINIENEFNRLINLPSSPQILSKKIMKN; encoded by the coding sequence ATGTCTGATCTCCTAATTGCAGATGAAATATTAGATTCCATAAAGAAGGTTACAGGTGTCCCTTCTGATTCAACTTTTATTGGGTTGCATGAACCTCTATTTAAAGAGACTAATGCTTATAAATATGTCAAAGAATCTCTAGACAGTGGATGGGTAAGCTCTTCAGGCGAATGGGTTGAGCGATTTGAGAACGCGATTAAGAATTATACAAATTCAAATCATTGTATAGCAGTAAACAATGGAACAGTCGCACTTAGACTTGCATTACATTTAGCAGGAGTAAAGCCTGGGGAAGAAGTTATACTTCCACCACTAAGTTTTGTCGCAACGGCCAATGCTATTTCACATCTGGGGGGAGTCCCACATTTTGTAGATATTGAACGTGAAAATCTTGGTTTATGCCCAGTAGCTCTTAGGGTTAGATTAAATAATATCTGTGAGGAAAAGAATGGCTCATTAATTAATAAAGAAACTGGCAGAAAAATTGCAGCTGTAGTTCCTGTTCATGTTTTTGGAACTCCTGCAAAAATTCTATCCTTAAAGAAAGTATGTGACGATTTTAATCTACCTATGATTGAAGATGCTGCTGAAGCATTAGGAAGTTTTAAAAAAATTGAACACCAATGGTTACATTGTGGTTTGATAGGTGAGATAGGAATCCTTAGCTTTAATGGCAATAAAATTATAACTACTGGAGGCGGGGGCGCATTATTGACAAATAATGCTGAGTTAGCAGTTAAAGCAAGGCATCTTTCAACAACTGCAAAGTTAAAACATAAGTGGGATTTCAACCATGATGAGGTTGGTTGGAATGATCGCTTGCCAGGCATAAATGCAGCAATTGGCGTAGCTCAATTAGAGGAACTAAGCTCCCGAATAGAAATGAAAAGAGTATTATTCCAGAAATATCTTAAAGAGTTGGGCTCTCTAGAAAATACTCAGATATTAAAAGAACCGCACAATTGCAAGAGTAATCATTGGTTAATAACATTACGTTTATGCATGAAAGATACTATAGAGATAAATCAAGTAAGAAATGAGCTTCTAACCAAATCTCACGAATTAGGGATACAATTAAGGCCTTCATGGAAGCCTATTCATATGCTCCCAATGTATAGAGATATGCCTAAAGGAGAACTAATTAATATAGAGAATGAATTCAATAGACTAATAAATCTTCCAAGTAGTCCACAAATACTAAGTAAAAAGATTATGAAAAATTGA
- a CDS encoding Npun_F0494 family protein has translation MNLIDNQILVRSTRAIKCLALNQNFYKDIDSNGLTAKEVLDMKEKYLKTNLHRFQSSEALEDTFRWLIILGVLRREVDGQGLTSKVRLTPLGRQILVKCPELPIQKANFFEKATDFLVRIFSFL, from the coding sequence ATGAATTTAATTGATAATCAAATTCTTGTTCGATCTACTAGAGCAATTAAATGCCTTGCATTAAATCAAAATTTCTATAAAGATATTGATTCCAATGGATTAACAGCTAAAGAAGTACTTGATATGAAGGAAAAATATTTGAAGACTAATTTACATAGGTTTCAAAGCTCTGAAGCACTAGAAGATACTTTTCGCTGGCTAATCATATTAGGCGTACTAAGAAGAGAGGTTGATGGTCAAGGCTTAACCTCAAAAGTTCGACTAACACCATTAGGTCGACAAATTCTTGTCAAATGTCCTGAGCTACCAATTCAAAAAGCCAATTTCTTTGAGAAGGCTACAGATTTTCTCGTTCGAATATTTAGTTTTCTGTGA
- a CDS encoding nucleoside triphosphate pyrophosphatase, with protein MTLILASASKARSNLLDQVNISHEVIVSDVDESKFCSSHPKVLALSLAIAKAKSVASKVSKKYQTQNTSDNFFLVLGCDSLFEFDGEIYGKPNTLQDAINRWQKMSSNSGILHTGHCLIFHEPLIERSGSKGFQGLIKEVVSTKINFAKVSDQEIKDYVDSNEPMECAGGFAIEGKGALFINSIDGCYSNVIGLSLPWLNNALNRSGLYSRELN; from the coding sequence ATGACTCTTATTCTTGCTTCTGCTTCTAAAGCACGCAGTAATTTGTTGGATCAGGTCAATATTTCTCATGAAGTGATTGTAAGTGATGTTGATGAGAGCAAGTTTTGTTCATCGCATCCTAAGGTTTTAGCTCTATCACTAGCTATTGCTAAAGCAAAATCTGTGGCTTCTAAGGTTTCTAAAAAATATCAAACACAAAATACTTCAGACAACTTCTTCCTTGTACTTGGTTGTGACTCGCTATTCGAGTTTGATGGGGAGATTTATGGAAAACCTAATACTCTTCAAGATGCCATTAATCGTTGGCAAAAGATGTCTTCTAATAGTGGAATTTTGCATACAGGTCATTGCTTGATTTTTCATGAACCTTTAATTGAAAGATCTGGCTCAAAAGGTTTTCAGGGTTTGATTAAGGAAGTAGTCAGTACAAAAATAAACTTTGCAAAAGTTTCTGATCAAGAAATAAAAGATTATGTAGACAGTAATGAACCAATGGAATGTGCAGGTGGATTTGCAATAGAGGGGAAAGGGGCCTTGTTTATTAATTCTATTGATGGTTGCTATAGCAATGTTATAGGCCTAAGTCTTCCATGGCTGAATAATGCTTTAAATAGATCAGGACTTTATTCAAGAGAACTAAACTGA
- the psbC gene encoding photosystem II reaction center protein CP43, which produces METPFNNLLKAPNQSIEETGYAWYVGNARLINLSGRLLGAHIAHTGLMVFWAGAMMLYEVSHFTFDKPMWEQGLILLPHVAMFGYGIGPGGEVVDVMPYFQAGVVHLVASAILGFGGIYHALAGPEKLEEEFPFFSTDWRDKDQMTTILGRHLCVLGLGAIAFAANWQFLGGLYDTWAPGGGEVRLITPTTDPGIIFGYLFQTPWGGGGNMVGVNSVEDIVGGHYYLGIIELIGGHFHMQTKPFGWARRAFIWNGEALLSYALGGLCVASFYASVFVWFNNTAYPSEFYGPTNAEASQAQSFTFLVRDQRIGANVGTTMGPTGLGKYLMRSPTGEIIFGGETMRFWDFRGPWLEPLRGENGLSLDKVQNDIQPWQVRRAAEYMTHAPNASINSVGGIITEPNAVNFVNLRQWLASAHFFLGWFTFVGHLWHAGRARAAAGGFEKGIDRKNEPALSMPDLD; this is translated from the coding sequence GTGGAAACGCCCTTTAATAATCTTCTAAAAGCTCCCAATCAAAGTATTGAAGAGACGGGTTATGCCTGGTATGTAGGTAATGCTCGTCTAATCAATCTTTCAGGAAGATTGCTTGGAGCTCACATAGCCCATACAGGACTAATGGTCTTTTGGGCAGGAGCCATGATGCTCTATGAAGTTAGTCACTTCACCTTCGACAAACCAATGTGGGAGCAAGGTTTAATCCTTTTGCCTCATGTAGCCATGTTTGGTTATGGAATTGGACCGGGTGGAGAAGTTGTTGATGTAATGCCATATTTCCAGGCAGGTGTTGTTCACCTTGTAGCTTCAGCAATCCTCGGATTTGGTGGTATTTACCATGCCCTTGCAGGTCCTGAAAAATTAGAAGAGGAGTTCCCATTCTTTTCAACTGACTGGAGAGATAAGGACCAAATGACAACCATTCTTGGCCGTCATTTATGTGTTCTTGGCTTAGGAGCAATAGCTTTTGCCGCTAACTGGCAATTCCTTGGTGGTCTCTATGACACATGGGCTCCAGGCGGTGGTGAGGTGAGATTAATCACACCTACAACTGACCCTGGTATCATCTTCGGCTACCTTTTCCAGACCCCTTGGGGAGGAGGAGGAAATATGGTGGGAGTTAATTCAGTTGAAGATATTGTTGGTGGCCATTACTACCTAGGAATCATCGAATTAATAGGTGGTCATTTTCACATGCAAACCAAACCTTTTGGATGGGCGAGAAGAGCCTTCATTTGGAATGGCGAAGCTTTACTTAGCTATGCCCTAGGTGGGTTATGTGTAGCAAGCTTCTACGCATCTGTATTTGTTTGGTTCAACAACACTGCCTATCCTTCAGAGTTTTACGGACCAACAAACGCTGAAGCCTCTCAAGCGCAAAGCTTCACATTCCTTGTCAGAGACCAGCGGATAGGTGCAAACGTTGGAACCACAATGGGTCCTACTGGTTTAGGTAAGTATTTAATGCGTTCTCCAACTGGTGAAATCATCTTTGGCGGAGAAACAATGCGTTTTTGGGACTTCCGTGGTCCTTGGCTTGAACCATTAAGGGGTGAAAACGGTCTAAGTTTAGATAAAGTTCAAAATGATATACAGCCTTGGCAAGTTCGTCGAGCTGCTGAATACATGACGCACGCTCCTAACGCTTCTATCAACTCAGTTGGTGGAATCATTACTGAGCCTAATGCAGTTAACTTTGTAAATCTCCGTCAGTGGCTTGCATCAGCCCACTTCTTCTTAGGATGGTTTACATTTGTTGGCCACCTATGGCATGCAGGAAGAGCCAGAGCTGCTGCGGGCGGCTTTGAAAAAGGTATCGATCGCAAGAACGAGCCTGCCCTTTCAATGCCTGATTTGGACTAA
- a CDS encoding 4'-phosphopantetheinyl transferase family protein, with product MKRAASNEIALWSFRVNAPLKVISKQEEDWSIGLSPRRSLQFKHSRGHVRSALGDLWKISPLDIPLYAPPGKPPELSSGWGNISFSHCNDRLFIGWSSRSIGVDIERVDRNLQANKLNNRYFSKQEDHSLDELSEEGFRKAILEKWVLNEAAIKWQKGNIASDMPNWVFYKESNLAVHKILGFTIALKIIHFESWYTAIAYDKSLINEPIIICQK from the coding sequence ATGAAAAGGGCAGCATCTAACGAAATAGCGCTTTGGTCCTTTCGAGTAAATGCTCCGCTTAAAGTAATTTCTAAACAAGAGGAAGACTGGTCAATTGGACTATCTCCAAGAAGATCTCTTCAATTTAAACATTCAAGAGGACATGTACGTTCAGCATTAGGAGACCTTTGGAAAATATCCCCTTTAGATATACCTTTATATGCTCCTCCAGGGAAACCACCTGAGTTAAGTAGTGGATGGGGTAATATAAGCTTTAGCCATTGTAATGACAGGCTTTTTATTGGGTGGTCTTCAAGATCAATTGGAGTTGACATTGAGAGAGTTGATAGGAATCTGCAAGCAAATAAGCTCAATAACCGTTACTTCTCGAAGCAGGAAGATCACTCACTTGATGAATTAAGTGAAGAAGGTTTTCGTAAAGCAATTCTTGAGAAATGGGTTTTAAACGAAGCAGCAATTAAATGGCAAAAAGGTAATATTGCTAGTGATATGCCGAATTGGGTGTTCTATAAGGAATCGAACCTCGCAGTTCATAAAATATTGGGATTTACAATTGCTCTAAAAATTATTCATTTTGAATCTTGGTATACCGCTATTGCTTATGATAAAAGTTTAATCAATGAACCCATTATTATTTGCCAGAAGTAA
- a CDS encoding cytidylyltransferase domain-containing protein codes for MNLSKSNLLFIVPARKGSKRIPNKNRLLIEGYSLAERSIATGEQIGNLLGIDYEIVLSTDDEYLIKNTRQYQNLKKVLRPPELAKDSTRMLDVINNIFENHGNENTLTILLQPTTPFRDTKRIAKYIKSVYSKNINRQVTIVATRLCKEKPAHIYSLKGKKLHPILPELALQSYNSQELANYYVLTGGLYVFWKKFFYPKKTLIHGETYNFKVRGKYALDIDTKEDIKRLVKYTDIKESHIPK; via the coding sequence ATGAATTTAAGTAAATCAAACTTACTTTTCATTGTACCTGCTCGTAAGGGTAGCAAAAGAATCCCTAACAAGAATAGATTGCTAATTGAAGGCTACTCTCTAGCTGAAAGGTCTATTGCTACTGGAGAACAAATAGGTAATCTTCTTGGGATAGACTATGAAATAGTTTTATCAACAGATGACGAGTATCTAATAAAGAATACAAGGCAATATCAGAACCTAAAAAAGGTTTTAAGACCTCCAGAATTAGCAAAAGACAGTACTCGTATGTTAGACGTAATAAATAATATTTTTGAAAACCATGGAAATGAAAATACACTTACAATTTTGCTCCAACCTACAACACCTTTTAGAGACACAAAGCGTATCGCCAAATATATAAAATCTGTGTATTCCAAAAATATTAATCGACAGGTAACTATTGTTGCCACTCGTTTATGTAAAGAAAAGCCTGCTCATATATATAGTTTAAAGGGAAAAAAGTTGCATCCAATATTGCCCGAGCTAGCACTTCAATCCTATAACAGCCAAGAGCTTGCTAATTATTATGTACTTACTGGGGGGTTATATGTTTTCTGGAAGAAGTTTTTCTACCCAAAAAAGACATTAATCCATGGTGAGACGTATAATTTCAAAGTAAGGGGTAAATACGCTCTAGACATAGATACCAAGGAAGATATTAAAAGATTAGTTAAGTATACAGATATTAAAGAATCACATATACCTAAATAA
- a CDS encoding nucleotidyltransferase family protein, translated as MITLVEDFIGKAYMVDFKKACINYSSSALEALEVINSSNHAYIALVVDDSNLLIGTITDGDIRRGLLKGKTLEAKATDFMNRNFDSIDQREVSKSLINQKFKNGINQLPVIDNEGKIVGLIMREGQTKECLSTKPNSVVIMAGGKGSRLKPHTNNCPKPMLHVNGKPIIEIIIRNCIDFGLTKFFISVNYLKEQIINHLGDGSTLGVDIEYLYEDMPLGTAGSLHLLPKDIKETILILNGDVLTNLNLHGLINFHQENNADITLCAREESTLIPYGVIKLDGINVEELKEKPIHSYLVNAGIYLINPGILRLIESNSYLDMPNLILKAKKNGSHIIAFPIHEYWIDVGRPETLKQAHNEWSVNDNI; from the coding sequence ATGATAACGTTAGTCGAGGATTTCATAGGAAAAGCCTATATGGTTGATTTCAAGAAAGCATGCATAAATTATTCTTCTAGCGCATTAGAAGCACTAGAGGTAATTAATTCAAGCAATCATGCCTACATAGCACTTGTGGTAGATGATTCTAATCTTCTTATCGGAACAATAACTGATGGAGATATCAGACGAGGGCTATTAAAGGGAAAAACACTGGAAGCAAAAGCTACAGACTTTATGAATAGGAATTTCGACAGCATTGATCAGCGAGAAGTTTCTAAATCATTAATTAATCAGAAATTTAAAAATGGGATCAATCAATTGCCAGTAATTGATAACGAAGGGAAGATAGTTGGATTAATAATGAGGGAAGGTCAGACAAAGGAATGTCTTAGTACTAAGCCAAATTCAGTAGTAATAATGGCTGGAGGTAAAGGTTCTAGACTAAAACCACATACAAATAATTGTCCTAAACCAATGCTTCATGTTAATGGAAAGCCTATAATAGAAATAATAATAAGAAATTGTATAGATTTTGGCTTAACCAAGTTCTTTATTTCTGTAAACTATTTAAAAGAGCAGATAATAAACCATCTAGGGGATGGATCTACTCTAGGGGTAGATATAGAGTATCTATACGAAGACATGCCATTAGGTACAGCAGGTTCACTTCATTTACTGCCAAAGGATATTAAAGAAACAATACTAATATTAAATGGTGATGTACTAACTAATTTAAATTTACATGGTTTAATTAATTTTCATCAAGAGAATAATGCTGATATTACTCTATGCGCAAGAGAAGAATCCACATTGATACCTTATGGAGTAATTAAGCTAGATGGTATTAACGTAGAAGAGTTAAAAGAGAAGCCAATACATTCATACCTAGTAAACGCTGGCATATACCTAATCAATCCTGGCATTCTAAGATTAATTGAGTCTAACTCCTATTTAGATATGCCAAACCTGATATTAAAGGCTAAGAAAAATGGATCGCATATTATTGCATTTCCTATTCATGAATACTGGATAGATGTGGGAAGACCAGAGACTCTTAAGCAAGCACACAATGAATGGAGCGTTAATGATAATATTTAA